One window from the genome of Pyxicephalus adspersus chromosome 6, UCB_Pads_2.0, whole genome shotgun sequence encodes:
- the DCAF12 gene encoding DDB1- and CUL4-associated factor 12, with product MTRKAVSRKRKAAPETGDQADWDHAAQKRRRLPPGKKSLVHFLKTRELKAQVDRGYQHLLRACAAHTLPGVLKEKEFKLGRLNKVFASQWLNHRQVVCGTKCNTLFVVDVQTGKITKIPILKDRDPASTPPQSCGIHAIELNPSRTLLATGGDNPNSLAVYRLPTLDPVCVGDNGHNDWIFSIAWISDTLAVSGSRDGSMALWEINEEVMSKCNFRRGRSRVPVYAHVDHIALKDVPKGPHNSSHCKVRALAFNSNNKELGAVSLDGYFHLWEAERTLAKLLSIKLPYCRENVCLSYGNEWSVYAVGSQAHVSFLDPRQPPQNVQSVYCREQGSGIRSVSFYEHIITVGTGQGSLLFYDIRAQRFLDDSIGNFQASKSRGEMLKLTTGKGWLNHNDMWRNYFSDIDCCSNAVYTHCYDSSGTKLFVAGGPLPTGLHGNYAGLWS from the exons ATGACCCGGAAAGCAGTTAGCAGGAAAAGAAAAGCGGCGCCGGAGACCGGAGATCAG GCTGACTGGGACCATGCCGCTCAGAAGCGGAGGAGGCTTCCTCCCGGGAAGAAATCTctggtgcattttttaaaaacgaGGGAACTGAAAGCTCAGGTTGACCGTGGCTACCAACACCTGTTACGTGCCTGCGCCGCTCATACACTCCCTGGGGTTCTGAAAGAAAAAGAGTTTAAACTTGGCCGTCTAAATAAAGTATTTGCTTCACAATGGCTGAACCACCGTCAGGTGGTTTGTGGAACCAAATGCAATACA TTGTTTGTAGTGGATGTACAGACTGGGAAGATTACCAAGATTCCCATCTTAAAGGATCGTGACCCTGCCAGTACACCACCTCAGAGCTGTGGCATCCATGCCATCGAGCTCAATCCTTCCCGAACCTTGCTGGCTACTGGAGGCGATAACCCCAACAGCCTGGCTGTTTACCGACTTCCTACCCTAGATCCTGTCTGCGTGGGAGAT aatggCCACAATGACTGGATTTTCTCTATTGCATGGATTAGTGACACCTTAGCAGTTTCAG GCTCTCGAGATGGCTCAATGGCTCTATGGGAGATAAACGAAGAGGTAATGAGTAAATGTAACTTCCGACGTGGACGCTCTCGAGTGCCGGTCTACGCTCATGTTGACCACATAGCTTTGAAGGATGTCCCCAAAGGACCCCACAATTCCTCGCACTGCAAAGTGCGTGCCCTGGCCTTCAACAGCAATAACAAG GAACTGGGTGCCGTATCCCTGGATGGCTACTTTCACCTTTGGGAAGCAGAACGCACACTAGCCAAG CTTCTTTCTATCAAGTTACCGTACTGCCGAGAAAATGTGTGTCTGTCCTATGGCAATGAGTGGTCTGTGTATGCAGTGGGATCGCAGGCTCACGTTTCTTTCCTGGATCCCCGACAGCCTCCGCAGAATGTCCAGTCCGTGTACTGCAGGGAGCAGGGGAGTG GAATCCGGTCGGTGAGCTTCTATGAACATATAATCACTGTGGGGACTGGACAGGGCTCCCTGCTGTTCTATGATATCCGAGCTCAGAGGTTTCTGGATGATTCTATTGGCAACTTCCAGGCTTCAAAGTCAAGGGGGGAGATGCTAAAACTGACCACAGGGAAAGGCTGGTTG AACCATAACGACATGTGGAGGAACTACTTCTCCGATATAGACTGCTGTTCGAATGCTGTTTACACCCACTGCTATGACTCGTCTGGAACGAAGCTCTTTGTAGCAGGTGGTCCCCTGCCAACTGGTCTTCACGGAAACTACGCCGGCCTCTGGAGCTAG